Below is a window of Plasmodium chabaudi chabaudi strain AS genome assembly, chromosome: 10 DNA.
atttatttattatatgtatttaatcatatataaaaataagcttaagtaataatttttatactttttaaatatgtttggataagtatatttttttttttctataaattttaatatttcatgTCACATTTTTGGATGTAAAATTCACCCATAGTGAGTTTTAAATTAGTAGccattttgataaaaagggaaaatatacatatttttttattttgtatttatttagtaTAATGCTTTAGCAAAGggttataataaaagtttTTTCCCCCATTAAATGCTCATATATATCTGCAATATATCCAAATACTGCTTTATATAGCATTATTTTATGcctttaataaattacataaaaaatataattttttatgtactATATAGTACATATATCCTAATACTATTACCACTTCGACCACCAGTGTCGGCTCATTTTCCAaagctattttttattaataaatgtataatgAATAGGcgtatataaattaataagtaataaatttacatatataatgtatgcatacatgtaaataaatatacaatattttttattagcctatatatatataatggcTACTATAACGTTTTAAtacattatattcattcactttaaaaaaatagtgcCCAAAAATACTTAAAcgacaatttttaaaaattcaaaaaataattcatgtaaatataaatatattgatttaaaaataaattaatataaatttattttttaagtttttatttatggaTACTTAAAATAAACCAAATTAAGAATTAaagaattttatttcttattttaattagaatgaaaatattaataaacatTCCTTATGATGGCTCTTTATGTATTGAGTCATCCGATGTTAATaccataaaaaatgtaaaagaACAAATATCTGAATTAAAAGGTTAGTATATTGTTTcagtttatttatatgtatttatttttatggcTTAAACACTGTTAAAACTGcattgtaatatatatagcattttcataatatttactaTACCACATCgtgtttataatttattcacaaaataaaaatttccaTGCTTTTGTAACACTATAAAAGCGTGGTTTGAATGCTCattattacatttattttattgttgATATAAAAGGGGGCTATAAAGATGGGTCCCTTTATATACTTCGAAGCATAtgagcatatatatagagtatttattttttgggaTGTtcattcaaaatatatatatatataattttttttaaataaaattataggTATTCCCTGTGAATCTCagaaattatacaaaaacgGACGTCTATTGGAAGACGAAGATTTGATTGAAGTTGACCAATGTGAATATGtaagaagaaaaatatatgcatatgttaTGTTACttatgaataattatatgtatcgaattatataattcctTATGATATGATATTGgttgcatttttatttttaatgatgataaaatttgtCAAATGCAAGTAGGGACAtgagaatataaaatatgttcgttatttttatctgaaaaaataaaaaatgtctattgcattttatttaattttttgaatacgcttctctttttaaaaaatatatccaatgaactacattattattatatacagttttttatatgccgtttattatacataaattaaaaatattcgatttattttttcattttaggAATACACCATAGATTTAAATTTCAGTTTACTTGGTGGtggtaaaaaaaagaagaagaaagtttacaaaaaacccaaaaaagaaaaacataagaaaaaaaaagtaaaattaGCAATATTAAAGTTTTACAAAGTTGGGGATGATGGAAAAGTATTTAGactaaaaaaacaatgCAACAATTGTGCCCCTGGAACATTAATGGCTGCTCATTTTAATAGAGATTACTGTGGAAGATGCCACTTAAccattatgaaaaaataaaaaatttcattTAGTATGTAcgtgtaaatatattaattatacatataaagcataaaactctttttaaaaagggtttttcctttttttttttttacctttAAGTACTATATATTCAATATAAGCATACATTCTAcgaattttcattaaaaaaactaaGACTTATGAATtaagaataatataatttatatctcTATAAAAGCGAATGCTTTTGTTAAACGATATGAATAGTGTGTACATTGTATTTTTCCCCACCATACGcttgtatattttaatcaaaatatgaaaatcaATAATTGGGGAAGtcaatacaattttaattgacactaaataatatataagtataatGCAATGGCTTATTTAAAGCATTCtatgatttatatatacgcAACATATGTGTGTAAATGTGGTAAAAACCAGAGGATATTCTATATTCTGATTAATAATGTTAATTTTTCCTtgtattttgatttttatgtatttgaaaaaatggaaacaaTGCATAAAAATTGAGGCAGCgaagaaaaatatgcataggaaatgaatataataatatatttatgtaataaataaaaattttttaatttatataatgttttttcAAGCTAATTGTttagcattttttatacgCAACAAAAATGGTAATTTCATGAAATATTCTATTTAAATAGgaaactaaaaaatattggcAAAAAAGTTCATAGCCACATTGTCTGATTTAATGATAAGAGTGCGaaaaattgaataaaaatCGTCTTGgtttttacatttataaaagaagGAAAATGTACTCATAAGAATAGTATACatgtaatatttataaaaaaaatatgttaataaaattattaaattaaatttatttttatacatatatattcatgctcatttttacataaaagTTAAGGAAATTTTTGTAACCTGTGAGGAATAATTTTGCTCTCAAAAAATggcataattattttaataataaattactTAATTTCGTGcattaaaacaaatacattatatatataatcatacAGAAGAtagatgaaaaatatatattaaaataaaaaaagctaTTTGtacttataaaaaagaaaaataatgaacaaGAACCAAATTTGAAAACTTGAAAAACAGCCGTAGTAAAACTGTTATCATTGATAGTTAATACAGCCACCAGGAAGGaccatataaaattttcatagaTAGTACATGCGCGCATATAAatcctatatata
It encodes the following:
- a CDS encoding ribosomal protein S27a, putative, with the translated sequence MKILINIPYDGSLCIESSDVNTIKNVKEQISELKGIPCESQKLYKNGRLLEDEDLIEVDQCEYEYTIDLNFSLLGGGKKKKKKVYKKPKKEKHKKKKVKLAILKFYKVGDDGKVFRLKKQCNNCAPGTLMAAHFNRDYCGRCHLTIMKK